The Mesotoga sp. UBA6090 genomic interval GATACAAAGCTGAGCGATGAAGAGAAGCGCGATCTTGTTCTCAAGTACGTTAGCGACAGAGATGGTGCGATCTTTGTGGAGAGAGACTTCATGGATTACTTCAATCGTGATGGTCATAGGGCCGCCTTTTGTGGAAACGGAGCTAGGACTTTCGTGCACTTCATTCACGAAAAAGAAGCCCGAGATACGGTCGAGTTTTTCTCTTACTCGGGAAGTCTATTGGGCGTTGTGGATGAGGTTGTTTGCGTGAAGATGCCCTCACCAAAATTCCTGGGAAGTTTCGAGGAGGAAGAGTTTCGCGGAGAGATCGTTGTTGTCGGTGTGCCTCATCTTGTGATAGAGGGGGACACGCAAGATATCGACTGGAACGCACTTGTTCCTCTCAGGCACCTGTACGACAGCAATATTAACGTCTTCAGCGTCCAGGAAGACGGAACGCTTAGATTAAGAACTTTTGAAAGAGGCGTCGAGGGAGAGACGGGCGCCTGTGGCAGCGGTGCGACAGCAGTGGCGTGGATTCAAAGCAGAAGGACGGGCAGTGAGAAGATAGTCTTGCAGGCCAATGGAGGCGTTCTTACAGTCACCTTCAGAGACGGGGCTGCCTTTCTAGGAGGAGGTGTAGAGAAATGTTCAGAGGAACTGGAACTGCGGTTATAACACCTTTCAAGGATGGTAATGTTGATTTCGATGCATTCGGGAGGTTTCTAAGATTTCAGCTTGAGAACAAAATTGAGGCCCTTATAGTCCTCGGAACGACCGGAGAATCGCCAACGATAAGAGATTCTGAACGGACTCAACTGATAAAGATCGCCGTTAATGAGGCAAATGGCACGGTGCCTGTGATTGCGGGGACGGGTACCAATTCGACGGAAAAGACCGTGGAGATGTCAACAAGAGCATTCGATGAGGGTGCCGATGGCGTACTGGTAGTGGTCCCCTATTACAACAAACCAACCCAGGAAGGTCTTTACAGGCACTTTGGAGAGATAGCGACACGTGTGCAAGGACCGGTGATAATTTACAACGTTCCGGGAAGAACGGGAACCAACATGCTTCCCGATACGATAATCAGGTGTCTGGACTTCGATAATATTGTCGGAGTGAAAGAGGCAAGTGGAGACCAGTATCATGTCGACTACCTTCTTTCCAGGTTGAAGGCAAATCATTCTGATCTCAAGGTCTGGTCTGGAAACGACGATCAGGCCTTTCATCTCTGCTGTAGTGGCGGCGACGGTGTTATCTCGGTTATTT includes:
- the dapF gene encoding diaminopimelate epimerase; translated protein: MKGAFYSATGNNFLVVDSRDTKLSDEEKRDLVLKYVSDRDGAIFVERDFMDYFNRDGHRAAFCGNGARTFVHFIHEKEARDTVEFFSYSGSLLGVVDEVVCVKMPSPKFLGSFEEEEFRGEIVVVGVPHLVIEGDTQDIDWNALVPLRHLYDSNINVFSVQEDGTLRLRTFERGVEGETGACGSGATAVAWIQSRRTGSEKIVLQANGGVLTVTFRDGAAFLGGGVEKCSEELELRL
- the dapA gene encoding 4-hydroxy-tetrahydrodipicolinate synthase encodes the protein MFRGTGTAVITPFKDGNVDFDAFGRFLRFQLENKIEALIVLGTTGESPTIRDSERTQLIKIAVNEANGTVPVIAGTGTNSTEKTVEMSTRAFDEGADGVLVVVPYYNKPTQEGLYRHFGEIATRVQGPVIIYNVPGRTGTNMLPDTIIRCLDFDNIVGVKEASGDQYHVDYLLSRLKANHSDLKVWSGNDDQAFHLCCSGGDGVISVISNAAPFKTSSMIRSILGGDLERARDLHLELLPIMKAFFVESNPIPVKYALSLMGYCENELRLPLYELSDANRTVVERALKESGVL